Proteins from one Dromiciops gliroides isolate mDroGli1 chromosome 6, mDroGli1.pri, whole genome shotgun sequence genomic window:
- the LRRC4C gene encoding leucine-rich repeat-containing protein 4C, with translation MLNKMTLHPQQIMIGPRLNRALFDPLLVVLLALQLLVVAGLVRAQTCPSVCSCSNQFSKVICVRKNLREVPDGISTNTRLLNLHENQIQIIKVNSFKHLRHLEILQLSRNHIRTIEIGAFNGLANLNTLELFDNRLTTIPNGAFVYLSKLKELWLRNNPIESIPSYAFNRIPSLRRLDLGELKRLSYISEGAFEGLSNLRYLNLAMCNLREIPNLTPLIKLDELDLSGNHLSAIRPGSFQGLMHLQKLWMIQSQIQVIERNAFDNLQSLVEINLAHNNLTLLPHDLFTPLHHLERIHLHHNPWNCNCDILWLSWWIKDMAPSNTACCARCNTPSNLKGRYIGELDQNYFTCYAPVIVEPPTDLNVTEGMAAELKCRASTSLTSVSWITPNGTVMTHGAYKVRIAVLSDGTLNFTNVTIQDTGMYTCMVSNSVGNTTASATLNVTAATTTPFSYFSTVTVETMEPSQDEARTTENNVGPTPVIDWETTNVTTSLTPQSTRSTEKTFTIPVTDINNGIPGIDEVMKTTKIIIGCFVAITLMAAVMLVIFYKMRKQHHRQNHHAPTRTVEIINVDDEITGDTPIESHLPMPAIEHEHLNHYNSYKSPFNHTTTVNTINSIHSSVHEPLLIRMNSKDNVQETQI, from the coding sequence ATGTTGAACAAGATGACCTTACATCCACAGCAGATAATGATAGGTCCTAGGCTTAACAGGGCCTTATTTGACCCCCTGCTTGTGGTGCTCTTGGCTCTCCAACTCCTAGTGGTGGCTGGTCTGGTGAGGGCCCAAACCTGTCCTTCTGTATGCTCCTGCAGTAACCAGTTCAGCAAGGTTATCTGTGTGCGGAAAAATCTCAGAGAGGTCCCTGACGGCATCTCCACCAACACGCGGCTCCTGAATCTCCACGAGAATCAGATTCAGATTATCAAGGTGAACAGCTTCAAACACCTGAGGCATCTGGAGATCCTACAGCTGAGCAGAAATCACATCCGCACCATTGAAATAGGGGCCTTCAATGGTTTGGCCAACCTCAACACATTGGAGCTCTTTGACAATCGGCTGACCACCATCCCAAATGGGGCTTTTGTATACCTGTCTAAACTGAAGGAACTCTGGCTTCGGAATAACCCCATCGAAAGCATCCCTTCTTATGCTTTTAACCGAATCCCATCTTTGCGCCGGTTGGACTTAGGAGAGTTGAAGAGGCTTTCGTACATCTCGGAAGGGGCTTTTGAAGGTCTCTCCAACTTGAGGTATCTGAACCTTGCCATGTGCAATCTGCGGGAAATCCCGAACCTCACCCCGCTCATCAAGTTGGATGAGCTGGATCTTTCTGGGAACCACTTGTCTGCCATCAGGCCGGGCTCTTTCCAGGGTTTGATGCACCTTCAGAAACTGTGGATGATCCAGTCCCAGATCCAAGTGATTGAAAGGAATGCATTCGATAACCTTCAGTCACTAGTAGAGATCAACCTGGCACACAATAATCTGACCTTACTGCCTCACGACCTCTTCACGCCCCTCCATCACCTTGAGAGGATCCACCTGCATCACAACCCTTGGAACTGCAACTGTGATATTCTGTGGCTCAGCTGGTGGATAAAGGACATGGCACCCTCAAATACTGCATGCTGTGCCCGCTGTAATACGCCCTCCAACCTGAAAGGGAGGTACATTGGGGAGTTGGACCAGAATTATTTCACCTGTTATGCTCCTGTGATTGTTGAGCCTCCTACAGACCTCAATGTCACAGAGGGCATGGCAGCAGAACTCAAGTGTCGGGCCTCCACCTCACTGACCTCTGTATCTTGGATTACTCCCAATGGGACGGTCATGACACATGGGGCATACAAGGTCCGGATTGCTGTGCTCAGTGATGGCACATTAAATTTTACTAATGTAACTATACAAGATACaggcatgtacacatgcatggtGAGTAACTCTGTCGGGAACACCACAGCTTCAGCCACCCTGAATGTGACCGCAGCAACCACTACCCCCTTCTCGTATTTTTCCACCGTCACCGTAGAGACTATGGAACCTTCTCAGGACGAGGCCCGAACCACAGAGAACAATGTGGGGCCCACACCAGTCATTGACTGGGAGACCACCAATGTGACCACCTCTCTCACGCCCCAGAGCACAAGGTCAACGGAAAAAACATTCACCATCCCCGTGACCGATATAAACAATGGCATCCCGGGAATTGATGAGGTGATGAAAACCACTAAGATTATCATTGGTTGCTTTGTGGCTATCACTCTCATGGCAGCGGTGATGCTGGTCATCTTCtacaagatgaggaaacagcacCATAGGCAAAACCACCACGCCCCAACACGGACTGTTGAGATCATTAATGTGGATGATGAGATTACAGGGGACACGCCCATAGAGAGCCACTTGCCCATGCCTGCTATAGAACATGAGCACCTAAATCACTATAACTCTTACAAATCCCCCTTCAACCACACAACAACAGTTAACACAATAAACTCAATACACAGTTCAGTGCATGAACCGTTGTTGATTCGAATGAACTCAAAAGACAATGTACAAGAGACTCAAATCTAA